A stretch of Pomacea canaliculata isolate SZHN2017 linkage group LG6, ASM307304v1, whole genome shotgun sequence DNA encodes these proteins:
- the LOC112567101 gene encoding uncharacterized protein LOC112567101, with amino-acid sequence MQAKCFLKALVCLSIYFAVLFITCFKHLGKSWQTSFISEGRNAWWWSSVARNSYTGELVMNRQDAGMEDGLEVAGQSFQNTSDFACEVGHRRDIINDGISAGSRRDASKICVGKGDNCTGRKDNCNTKGGNDIASRVELADEGTLSRRASRDEGDFQWVDADGGLRVYAAHYDDVRVPPVVVVVAIRSEAFDPAHGVICHFTNNADQDEAWEAKTSGQLVDLPGAGNKLYLAVYIICPIPEVTSRPKHLSIILHFNNLPNSLTVTYPAAGPPAHQVALCVPPVHSGYDIWRQTVETFELLQLLGVSLAHVYVAQAGVNLTRVFQHYAALGFLRLYSWRRPPAPIHTFGHLAAIHDCLLRMRHVAHYVAFADLDETIIPRVHATWPEMLRDVRGQQEEKGQRVGAFLFQNAFFHAVPKATNERPTPRRWRNRRNVRSPLINRQTKKAQGLGLVIATRLHRGKIWPVNKRSKAIVDPLKVHYLFIHYPVLLVENFSIVTVPHDLGLLHHYRSKWGRGREETTWDNGALRFVGPLTERVLRTLRNLFH; translated from the exons ATGCAAGCCAAGTGTTTCCTGAAGGCCCTGGTGTGCCTGTCAATCTACTTTGCTGTCTTATTCATCACGTGTTTCAAGCATCTGGGAAAATCATGGCAAACGAGCTTTATTTCTGAAGGAAGAAACGCCTGGTGGTGGTCTTCCGTTGCGAGAAATTCCTACACAGGAGAGCTGGTCATGAACAGACAGGATGCTGGGATGGAGGACGGGTTAGAGGTTGCGGGACAAAGTTTCCAGAATACAAGTGACTTTGCTTGTGAAGTGGGACATCGGAGAGATATTATCAATGATGGGATTAGTGCAGGGAGCAGGCGAGATGCGAGTAAAATATGTGTaggtaagggagataattgcaCAGGCAGAAAGGATAATTGCAACACTAAGGGAGGCAATGACATAGCTTCTCGAGTCGAGCTGGCAGATGAAGGAACGCTGAGCAGAAGGGCAAGTCGAGATGAAG GCGATTTTCAGTGGGTAGACGCCGATGGAGGTCTACGAGTCTACGCTGCCCACTACGACGACGTGCGAGTGCCCCctgtcgtggtggtggtggccatCCGGTCGGAGGCGTTCGATCCCGCCCACGGTGTCATCTGTCACTTCACCAACAATGCGGACCAGGATGAAGCATGGGAGGCAAAGACGTCTGGACAGCTAGTGGACCTTCCAGGGGCAGGCAACAAATT atatcttGCTGTTTACATCATCTGCCCCATTCCGGAAGTGACATCACGTCCAAAGCATCTTTCGATCATCCTGCACTTCAACAATCTTCCCAACAGTCTGACAGTGACGTACCCTGCCGCAGGCCCGCCTGCCCACCAGGTGGCGCTGTGCGTTCCGCCCGTGCACAGCGGCTACGACATCTGGCGGCAGACGGTCGAGACGTTcgagctgctgcagctgctgggCGTCAGCCTGGCGCACGTGTACGTGGCACAAGCAGGCGTCAACCTCACGCGCGTCTTTCAGCACTACGCAGCACTCGGCTTCCTGCGGCTGTATTCCTGGCGCAGACCTCCAGCTCCCATCCACACCTTTGGCCATCTAGCGGCCATTCACGACTGCCTGCTGCGCATGCGTCATGTGGCTCACTACGTGGCCTTCGCGGATCTCGACGAGACCATCATCCCGCGCGTGCACGCCACGTGGCCCGAGATGCTGCGAGACGTGCGGGGGCAGCAGGAAGAGAAGGGACAGCGCGTGGGAGCGTTCTTGTTTCAGAATGCGTTCTTCCACGCCGTCCCCAAGGCTACCAACGAGCGGCCCACACCCAGGAGATGGAGGAACAGGCGCAATGTCAGATCCCCGCTCATCAACCGGCAGACGAAGAAAGCCCAAGGCCTGGGGCTGGTCATCGCTACCAGGCTGCATCGAGGCAAGATTTGGCCCGTGAACAAGAGAAGCAAAGCGATCGTGGATCCCTTGAAGGTGCATTACCTGTTCATCCACTACCCAGTCCTGCTGGTGGAGAACTTCTCCATCGTCACCGTGCCCCACGACCTCGGCCTGCTGCACCACTACAGGAGCAAGTGGGGCAGGGGCCGGGAGGAGACCACGTGGGACAATGGAGCGCTGCGATTCGTCGGACCGCTGACCGAACGAGTCTTAAGGACTCTGCGAAACCTGTTTCACTGA
- the LOC112566020 gene encoding uncharacterized protein LOC112566020: MISKFRCFLILTFVSTLILLLFSFIMSYGGVRLHDQLYWKDSKNGLHLDAVSLSRVDQTTSHLRFPSEEKTTVKRNYQAPTVVTGINYMDGVSSFAPDRLDVLNKKHLQVASKSHLLLYAAYYDDVRKTARITIVGIRSSSFSQTVNCSFSNTRSDQPGDTTLLNTTAGRVTDLPDHHSSQYRPVYIFCSLPEGKSRPDHVSVVCHNDSVPNLLQITYPYKGPHRYQFSIVGCMHDCLLRMRYVTKYVVFIDLDELIILRTNNTLREMVEHVMKQTKDADKVGAIMVRNSFFHHAPQEINITDTYLQANLTGGLFTKARLYDLKSVLMQFRGKPWEPPQRCRTIADPLRVDTMAVHHPETMFGDFKVVVVDPKIGLLHHYRYGWYNEDTVRDTTAHRLTPILVKRLESVYKQLGLKPADDHRR, translated from the exons ATGATTTCAAAATTTAGATGTTTTCTCATTCTTACTTTCGTCTCTACCctgattttacttttgttttccttcatcaTGTCATACGGCGGGGTTCGACTGCATGATCAGCTTTACTGGAAGGACTCAAAGAATGGGTTACACTTAGACGCAGTGTCGCTCTCTCGTGTCGACCAGACGACCTCTCACCTAAGGTTTCCatctgaagaaaaaacaacagtgaaaagaaattatcaagCACCGACCGTTGTTACTGGAATAAATTACATGGACGGTGTTTCTTCCTTCGCTCCAGACAGATTGG atgtattaaataaaaaacatcttCAGGTTGCCAGCAAGTCACACCTTCTGCTGTACGCGGCGTACTATGATGACGTCAGGAAGACAGCCAGGATCACCATTGTGGGAATTCGAAGCTCCAGCTTTTCTCAGACCGTGAACTGCAGCTTTTCCAACACCAGAAGCGACCAACCGGGGGACACAACTCTTCTCAACACCACCGCGGGAAGAGTGACGGACCTTCCCGACCACCATTCTAGCCA gtACAGACCTGTCTACATTTTCTGTTCGCTCCCAGAAGGGAAGTCGCGACCTGATCACGtgtctgtcgtctgccacaACGACTCTGTGCCCAACCTCCTACAGATCACTTATCCCTACAAGGGACCTCACCGCTATCAGTTCTCCATT GTAGGCTGCATGCACGATTgtcttctgcgcatgcgctacGTGACGAAGTACGTCGTGTTCATCGACCTCGACGAGCTCATCATACTTCGCACCAACAACACGCTGAGAGAGATGGTGGAGCACGTGATGAAGCAGACAAAGGATGCCGACAAGGTGGGAGCTATCATGGTGAGGAACTCCTTTTTCCACCACGCTCCTCAGGAGATCAACATCACCGACACTTACCTGCAGGCCAACCTTACCGGAGGGCTGTTCACCAAAGCTCGTCTCTACGACCTTAAAAGTGTGTTAATGCAGTTTCGTGGGAAGCCGTGGGAACCTCCACAACGCTGTCGAACCATCGCCGATCCACTGAGGGTGGACACGATGGCTGTTCATCATCCAGAGACGATGTTCGGTGACTTCAAGGTGGTCGTGGTGGACCCCAAGATTGGCTTGTTGCACCATTATCGTTATGGGTGGTATAATGAGGACACAGTAAGGGACACAACTGCTCACAGGTTAACTCCCATCCTCGTGAAAAGACTGGAGTCGGTTTATAAGCAGCTGGGCTTGAAACCTGCTgatgaccataggagataa
- the LOC112567103 gene encoding uncharacterized protein LOC112567103 → MISKFRCLLYFSVISTLTVVSLIVTMPYMTSVILNINQFNWKNATNALHLQAERFLSRVGAMNPGQTMLSSERNTTEGNNQGSDKEARRATGKKYPDVTSSFAPGRLDTLENKHLQVASKSLLMYAAYYDDVRKPARITIVGIRGQNFSSPSVNCSFSNTKDHQQGHTTHFSSTSGRVEDLPDHHSYWYRPVYIFCSLPEGKLRPDHVSVVCHNDSVPNLLQITYPYKGPHRYQFSMCVSPVYGGYNIWRQSLESMEMARMLGVDHVNVYVEKAGPNLTRVLQHYVDQGFMSVLPWNGIPSNVHAHAQVGCMHDCLLRMRYVTKYVVFIDLDELIILRTNNTLREMVEHVLKQTKDADKVGAIMVRNSFFHHAPQEKINITDTYLQANLTGGLFTKARLYDLKSVLMQFRGKPWEPPQRCRTIADPLRVDTMAVHHPETMFGDFKVVVVDPKIGLLHHYRYGWHNEDTVRDTTAHRLTPILVKRLEAVYKQLGLKPADDHRR, encoded by the exons atgatttcaaaattcagatgtttgctttatttttctgtcatctctACTTTGACTGTTGTGTCGCTAATAGTAACCATGCCGTACATGACAAGTGTCATATTGAATATTAATCAGTTTAATTGGAAGAACGCCACGAATGCTTTACACTTACAAGCGGAAAGGTTCCTTTCGCGTGTTGGTGCAATGAATCCTGGCCAGACAATGTTGTCTTCGGAAAGAAATACAACAGAAGGAAATAATCAAGGAAGTGACAAAGAAGCTAGGAGAGCTACTGGTAAAAAATACCCGGATGTTACTTCTTCCTTCGCCCCCGGCAGATTGG ATACACTGGAAAACAAGCATCTTCAGGTTGCCAGCAAGTCACTACTGATGTACGCGGCATACTATGATGACGTCAGGAAGCCAGCCAGGATCACCATTGTCGGAATTCGAGGCCAAAATTTCTCCTCTCCGTCTGTAAACTGCAGCTTTTCTAACACAAAAGACCACCAACAGGGGCACACAACTCATTTCAGCAGCACCTCTGGACGAGTAGAGGATCTTCCCGACCACCATTCTTATTG GTACAGACCTGTCTACATTTTCTGTTCGCTCCCAGAAGGAAAGTTGCGACCCGATCACGtgtctgtcgtctgccacaACGACTCTGTGCCCAACCTCCTACAGATCACTTATCCCTACAAGGGACCTCACCGCTATCAGTTCTCCATGTGTGTGTCCCCTGTCTACGGCGGCTACAACATCTGGCGACAGTCGCTGGAGTCGATGGAGATGGCCCGGATGTTAGGAGTGGATCACGTTAACGTCTACGTCGAGAAAGCGGGACCCAACCTGACCCGGGTTCTGCAGCACTACGTCGATCAGGGTTTCATGAGTGTTCTCCCTTGGAACGGCATCCCTTCTAATGTCCACGCCCACGCGCAGGTAGGCTGCATGCACGATTgtcttctgcgcatgcgctacGTGACCAAGTACGTCGTGTTCATCGACCTCGACGAGCTCATCATACTTCGCACCAACAACACGCTGAGAGAGATGGTGGAGCACGTGCTGAAACAGACAAAGGATGCCGACAAGGTGGGAGCTATCATGGTGAGGAACTCCTTTTTCCACCACGCTCCTCAGGAGAAGATCAACATCACCGACACTTACCTGCAGGCCAACCTTACCGGAGGGCTGTTCACCAAAGCTCGGCTCTACGAccttaaaagtgttttaatgcAGTTTCGTGGGAAGCCGTGGGAACCGCCGCAACGCTGTCGAACCATCGCCGATCCACTGAGGGTGGACACGATGGCTGTTCATCATCCAGAGACGATGTTCGGTGACTTCAAGGTGGTCGTGGTGGACCCCAAGATTGGCCTGTTGCACCATTATCGTTATGGCTGGCACAATGAGGACACAGTAAGGGACACAACTGCTCACAGGTTAACTCCCATTCTTGTCAAAAGACTGGAGGCTGTTTATAAGCAGCTGGGCTTGAAACCTGCTgatgaccataggagataa